TCCCTCTTCTTTATTCTTGTAGTACGTCCTTATATATTCCACATCTCCAAATATTGTCTTTATGCTCCTCTTATCTTTCCTTACAACCTCATACCTTGCCTTCCTCTTCTTTTCATTCCTTACAATCTCATCTACAAGTCCGCATGCCTCTTTTATCATCTCCTTCCCTATCTCATCCATCTTCTCCTTCAATTCCATTGAATACATCGCTATATCTTTCTCACCTCTTAATATCTCCACTATCCCTTCTCCAAATCTATTTAAAAGTTCCTCTATTTTTGCTATAATATTATCAAACATTTTGCTCCCTCCTTTGGTTTGTTTTTCCTTTCAGTTTTCTTCTTCTTTTTTTGCTCATTATTTTATATCATTCTCTCATTTTTCCCAAGAGGAGGGAGCATTTTTTCCATCTCAAGTCCTATAAATATTTTACACTAAGTATATTCAAAAAATTTTTGCTAAATTCAAGTAATACTAGAATTTTTGATGTACTATAGAGATAATATAAGGAAAAAGAAAACATAGTTAGTTATTTGGATAGTACAAAATCAAGATAAGAGGGTGAACTTTATGTATGATATAATCATTGTGGGTGGAGGGCCTGCAGGTTCCACTTTGGCAAGGTTGCTCAGTAGAAACTATAATATTTTACTTTTGGAAAAAAGGTCTTTTGAGAAATCGGATATTAGGACAAAGTGCTGTGGAGGTCTTATTGCGCCTGACGCACAGTTGATGCTTGCAAAGTTTGGCTTGGGTGTTCCAAAAGAAGTTTTGCAAACTCCTCAATTGTTTGCTGTAAGAGCTATTGATTTTGATAACTCGATAGAGAGGTATTATCAGAGGTATTACATAAATATTGATAGAGAAGAATTTGATAAGTGGTTAATTAGAAGTATTCCTTCACAGGTTGATGTTCTTACAAATTCAATTTATAAATCTTTGGAGATAGTTGGGAACGAAAATATAAAAGTTAAATTCAGTTGGAATGGTAAAGAATATAAAGAGCAGTGCAAGTTACTGGTTGGTGCAGATGGAGCTTTTTCTAAATTGAGAAGACAAAATTTTAATAACTTTCTCAGTCCCAAATTATATATTGCTATTCAAGAGTGGTTTGAAACCGGTTTCAATTTAGACTATTATGGAGCAATATTTGATAGAGAAATAACAGATTTTTATTCATGGACAATTCCAAAAGAGAATCATTTACTAATAGGAACAGCATTAATGCCTAATAAAGATGCTTTAAAAAAATTTGAACTTTTAAAGGAAAAGTTAAAAATATATGGATTTAAAGTTGAGAAAATGACAAAAAGATGTAGTGCTTATATATTCCGTCCTACATCAGTAAGACATATTATAACAGGGAACGACAAAATAGCATTAATTGGAGAAGCTGCAGGTTTCATTAGTCCAAGTTCTGCTGAGGGTTTAAGTTTTGCTTTTAAGAGTTCTTTGGCTCTTGCAAAAGCACTTGAGAGTGGTATAGATGGATATGATAAACGTTACAAAGAGAATGTAAAAACGCTTAAGAAAAGTATACTGTTTAAGAATATAAAGTCAGTCATAATGTACAATCCTGTTTTAAGGAGATTGGTGATGAAAACAGGGCTTTTAAGTGTGGATATAGAAAAGTATTTCTATTAGGATACTTTCAAAATCTCAAAAAGTATGTTATAATATTAACAAACTAAACATTTGCTCCTGACTTAGAGGGCAAAATGGCCTGATAAGGAGGGGATTGGATTGAAAGCAGAAAAAATAAGGCTTGTATCCACCTCTTTTGTTTAAAAAGGTTAAAATAAAGTCAGGAGAGGTGGATTTATTTTTTTAGAAAAAGGAGATGCATTTTTATGGAAAGACGAATTGGGGTTATTGGGATTGTAGTTGACAACAGAAAAGAAGTTGCAGATAAGCTCAACAAGATCCTAACTGAACATGGGGATATTATTGTTGGAAGGATGGGTATACCATATAAAGAAAGAGGACTTTGTGTGATTTCGCTTATAGTTGATGGAACAACTGATGAGATTGGTGCGCTCACAGGAAAGCTTGGGTCTTTGAGCGGTGTTAAGGTAAAAAGTGCTCTTACTAAATAATAAGTTTGGAGTGTGATTTTGAGATGTTTAGAAAAGATGAATGGGAAAGAGCTGAGTTTATAAATGACCAGATGGTCTATGATATCCTTGAAGAGGGGAACAAAAATGTTGATAGAGCGGAAGAAATAATTGAAAAAGCTTTGCAGCTAAATGGACTTGAGCCTCGAGAGGTTGCAACACTTCTTTATATAGAGGACAAAGACCTTTTGGAAAAGCTTTTTAAGGCAGCAAAACAGGTAAAAGAGAGGATTTATGGCAAGAGAATTGTACTTTTTGCACCTCTTTATATCAGCAACTTTTGTGTAAACAACTGCCGATACTGTGGCTATCACAGGTCAAATACAAAGATGAAAAGAAGAAAACTTACAATGGATGAAATACGAAGAGAAGTTGAAATAATTGAGTCTCTTGGGCACAAAAGAATTGCGCTTGAACTTGGTGAAGACCCCAAAGAAGCGCCAATTGAATATGTAGTAGATAGCTTAAAAACAATATATTCGGTATATAAAGAAAAAGGAAACATAAGAAGGGTGAACGTCAATATCGCTGCAACAACCATTGAAGAATATCGAATGCTAAAAGAAGCAAAAATAGGCACATATGTACTTTTCCAGGAAACATACCACAGACCAACATATGAATATATGCATCCGGAAGGTCCAAAATCAGATTACGACTGGCATGCAATGGCAATGGACAGAGCAATGCAGGCAGGAATTGATGATGTTGGGCTTGGAGTGCTCTTTGGGCTTTATGACTATAAATTTGAGGTTGTTGGGCTAATCTTGCATGCAAAGCATCTTGAAGAAAGGTTTGGAGTAGGACCGCATACAATCTCTGTGCCAAGGATTAGACCTGCTGAAGGTGTTGAGGTGACAAAAGAAAGGTATCCTTACCTTGTTTCTGATGATGAATTTAAAAAGATTGTTGCTATAATTCGGCTTGCTGTGCCATACACTGGCATGATTTTATCTACCCGTGAAAGACCAGGTTTTAGAGAAGAAGTAATTGACCTTGGAATATCTCAAATCAGTGCCGGGTCTTGTACAGGTGTTGGTGGCTACACACTTGAATACGAAGGGAAATCCACAGGTGATTTAGATGAAGATCTTGCACAATTTGAAGTAGGAGATAAAAGAAGCCCAGATGAGGTAATAAGGACGCTTTGTGAGGCAGGTTATATTCCAAGCTACTGCACAGCATGTTATAGAAAAGGAAGAACAGGAGATTTGTTTATGCAGTATGCAAAGACAGGTGATATTCAGGACTTTTGCACACCAAATGCACTTTTGACTTTTATGGAATATTTAGAAGACTATGGGTCTGAAAAGACAAAAGAGGTGGGAAGACGGTTAATATATGAGGGTTTAAATCAAATAAAAGATGAAAGAATGCGCAAAGAGACAGAAAAAAGGCTTGAGATGATAAAAAGTGGAGTAAGAGATTTGTATTTCTAATAAGATCAATCAAAAAATGGGGCTAACGCACAGCCCCATTTTTGCTATTTTGCTCTTCTTCAATTTGCTTTAAAACATGCTCAATTGCCAGTTTTGAAAACGGCTTTCTTATAAACTCAAAAGCACCACATTTTTTTGCTTCTTTTTCAATGTCTGGCTGGGAGATTGCGGAGATTATGATAACATGTGTTTCTGGCAGTATATTTTTAATGATACGCGTCGCAGTAAGACCGTCAATATCAGGCATGGTTATATCAAGAGTTATAATATCCGGCTTTAGGTCTTCTATCTCTTCTATGAGCGGCGATGCTGAACAAAATTCGGCAACAACCTGGTGCCCAAGTGATGTGAAAATATCCTTTAGCATGACCCTTATAAACTGGGCGTCATCTACAATACAAACCTTCATAACAAATCTCCTCTTTTTGAGATTGTCAAATATTTTCAAGGGCACTATAATATATTATAATGCTTTTATTGAAAAAAACAACACCAATAAAATAGAATTTTTTCAGGAAAATAATAACTTTATTATATTATCAATTTTGCAGGCAAAGAGGTAAAGGTATGCTCAGGAAAGAAAATTTAAAGATAGGAAACTACTGTATATATCAGGATACAGATTTTTTCCTGTATGGGACAGATGCTGTTGTTTTGAGCGATTTTATACAACTTAAGAAAAATGACATTGTGGTTGAGTTTGGCACAGGGAATTTGATAATTCCCATTTTGCTGTGGGCAAAAGGAAAAAAGTTCAAAAAACTCTATGCTTTAGAGATACAAAAAGAAGTTTGTGAACTTGCCATTTTAAATAGGAATATAAATAATCTTCAGGATAGGATTGAAGTGATAAATGCTGATTTGAAAGATGCCCTTAAGATTTTTGGTTCTGAATTTGCAAACGTAGTTTTTACAAATCCCCCTTATAGAAAGGTAAACAGCGGAACAATAAATCCAAACATCAAAAAAGCCATCGCAAGACATGAGATTATGTGTACAATTGAAGATGTCATTCGATCTGCAATGCAGATTCTAAAATTTGGTGGGCGTTTTTACATGGTCTACAGAAGTGACAGACTCACAGATGCACTATATTATTTAAGACTTTACAAGTTAGAACCAAGTCTAATACGATTTGTTCACCAGAACAAGGAAAAAGAGTCTTCACTTGTGCTGATAGAGGCCAAAAAAGGTAAACAGTGTTCACTGAAAGTTGACAAACCACTGTTTATAGATGAGATGGAATATTACCTTGAGAAGCAAAATGGCAGCGAGGATGAAAAAAGATGAGTGGAAAGCTGTTTATTGTTGGAACACCAATTGGGAATTTAGATGACATGTCAAAACGTGCTATAGACACTTTAAATTCGGCAGACTTTATTGCATGTGAGGATACACGGGTCACCATAAAGCTTTTGAACCATTTCGGTATAAAAAAGAAACTTGTTTCTTTTCATGAGTTCAGTCCAAAAGAAAAAGAAGAGAAAATTATACATGAATTGAAAAGCGGTAAGAAAATTGCACTTGTATCTGATGCGGGAATGCCTCTTATTTCAGATCCTGGGTATGAGCTTGTTAGAAGGTGCATAGAAGAAGGTATAAATGTTACAGTGATACCCGGGCCTTCTGCATTTGTATGTGCTCTTGTGCTATCTGGACAGAATACTTACAGCTTTGTGTTTGAAGGTTTTTTACCCAAAAATAAAAGAGCCAAAAGGGAAAAGCTTGAAAGTTTAAAGTATGAAAAGCGGACCCTCATATTTTATGAAGCTCCCCACAAACTTTTAGATACGCTTTCTCAGATGGCTGAAATTTTTGGGGTGGACAGAGAGATAAGTATTGTTAAAGAAATAACAAAAATGCATGAGAGTATTATGCTCACAACTTTAGGTAATGCTGTTGAATTCTTCAAACAAAATCCACCCAAAGGAGAATATGTGCTTGTTGTGAGAGGCTATGAAGATGCTAAAGAAAAAACACAAGATGACAATGTTGAGTTTATAAAAGAAAAGCTCAGAGAAAAGCTTTTGCAAGGATTTTCTAAAAAAGAGGCGGCGAAGATGGTTGCAGATGAGCTGAATTTGCCTAAAAACAAGGTATACAAAATTATGGTTGAAAGCAGAGAATTTTAAATGAAATAAAATAGAGGGCAGAATATTTTTTCTGCCCTCTGTTCTTGTAATATTTGTCTATCTTTTTTACACAATTAGCTCTTTTTGAGTTCTTCCATGCAATCTTTGCAGATGTTTTTACCCTTGTAGTAGATAACATCCTTTGCATTTCCACAGAAGATGCAAGCTGGTTCATACTTTCTGAGGATTATCTTGTCACCATCAACGAAGATTTCAAGAGCATCCTTTTCAGCAATGTCAAGTGTTCTTCTGAGTTCGATAGGAAGAACTATTCTGCCAAGC
The DNA window shown above is from Caldicellulosiruptor owensensis OL and carries:
- a CDS encoding tRNA1(Val) (adenine(37)-N6)-methyltransferase, with the protein product MLRKENLKIGNYCIYQDTDFFLYGTDAVVLSDFIQLKKNDIVVEFGTGNLIIPILLWAKGKKFKKLYALEIQKEVCELAILNRNINNLQDRIEVINADLKDALKIFGSEFANVVFTNPPYRKVNSGTINPNIKKAIARHEIMCTIEDVIRSAMQILKFGGRFYMVYRSDRLTDALYYLRLYKLEPSLIRFVHQNKEKESSLVLIEAKKGKQCSLKVDKPLFIDEMEYYLEKQNGSEDEKR
- a CDS encoding response regulator, which produces MKVCIVDDAQFIRVMLKDIFTSLGHQVVAEFCSASPLIEEIEDLKPDIITLDITMPDIDGLTATRIIKNILPETHVIIISAISQPDIEKEAKKCGAFEFIRKPFSKLAIEHVLKQIEEEQNSKNGAVR
- the hydG gene encoding [FeFe] hydrogenase H-cluster radical SAM maturase HydG is translated as MFRKDEWERAEFINDQMVYDILEEGNKNVDRAEEIIEKALQLNGLEPREVATLLYIEDKDLLEKLFKAAKQVKERIYGKRIVLFAPLYISNFCVNNCRYCGYHRSNTKMKRRKLTMDEIRREVEIIESLGHKRIALELGEDPKEAPIEYVVDSLKTIYSVYKEKGNIRRVNVNIAATTIEEYRMLKEAKIGTYVLFQETYHRPTYEYMHPEGPKSDYDWHAMAMDRAMQAGIDDVGLGVLFGLYDYKFEVVGLILHAKHLEERFGVGPHTISVPRIRPAEGVEVTKERYPYLVSDDEFKKIVAIIRLAVPYTGMILSTRERPGFREEVIDLGISQISAGSCTGVGGYTLEYEGKSTGDLDEDLAQFEVGDKRSPDEVIRTLCEAGYIPSYCTACYRKGRTGDLFMQYAKTGDIQDFCTPNALLTFMEYLEDYGSEKTKEVGRRLIYEGLNQIKDERMRKETEKRLEMIKSGVRDLYF
- the rsmI gene encoding 16S rRNA (cytidine(1402)-2'-O)-methyltransferase, which translates into the protein MSGKLFIVGTPIGNLDDMSKRAIDTLNSADFIACEDTRVTIKLLNHFGIKKKLVSFHEFSPKEKEEKIIHELKSGKKIALVSDAGMPLISDPGYELVRRCIEEGINVTVIPGPSAFVCALVLSGQNTYSFVFEGFLPKNKRAKREKLESLKYEKRTLIFYEAPHKLLDTLSQMAEIFGVDREISIVKEITKMHESIMLTTLGNAVEFFKQNPPKGEYVLVVRGYEDAKEKTQDDNVEFIKEKLREKLLQGFSKKEAAKMVADELNLPKNKVYKIMVESREF
- a CDS encoding FAD-binding protein, which encodes MYDIIIVGGGPAGSTLARLLSRNYNILLLEKRSFEKSDIRTKCCGGLIAPDAQLMLAKFGLGVPKEVLQTPQLFAVRAIDFDNSIERYYQRYYINIDREEFDKWLIRSIPSQVDVLTNSIYKSLEIVGNENIKVKFSWNGKEYKEQCKLLVGADGAFSKLRRQNFNNFLSPKLYIAIQEWFETGFNLDYYGAIFDREITDFYSWTIPKENHLLIGTALMPNKDALKKFELLKEKLKIYGFKVEKMTKRCSAYIFRPTSVRHIITGNDKIALIGEAAGFISPSSAEGLSFAFKSSLALAKALESGIDGYDKRYKENVKTLKKSILFKNIKSVIMYNPVLRRLVMKTGLLSVDIEKYFY
- a CDS encoding TM1266 family iron-only hydrogenase system putative regulator; the encoded protein is MERRIGVIGIVVDNRKEVADKLNKILTEHGDIIVGRMGIPYKERGLCVISLIVDGTTDEIGALTGKLGSLSGVKVKSALTK
- a CDS encoding AbrB/MazE/SpoVT family DNA-binding domain-containing protein, yielding MKSTGVVRKVDELGRIVLPIELRRTLDIAEKDALEIFVDGDKIILRKYEPACIFCGNAKDVIYYKGKNICKDCMEELKKS